A single region of the Streptomyces sp. NBC_01262 genome encodes:
- a CDS encoding polymorphic toxin-type HINT domain-containing protein → MNGYAYSNNSPITRSDPTGLWSIGNTWDGFWGKTKESFSGAKHIYSTHVGNGLSCATGSWGACKSFGGLYVKYHPLNFKTHWDSVQGLWGDGKEIYNDYKSGHADTATGKLSFFALSFVGLKGRGKIPSVKGAPKRVPKVHVDPVENAGKCSFTPDTRVLTGNGKTKRIGKIKPGDHVVAADPETGKREGSRTVTAAFINHDNDLVDLSVRTSHHRVNVLHTTSKHPFWDDTLHAWVPAGQLVVGHALTTADGHQVQVSAVRARPGVADMYNLTVDDLHTYYVLAGTTPVLVHNDGGARFNYLDRPGYSNYMLVDRGGNVYYSGTFGPGETPAGVQYRHANNNNRFNPADGDTMRVVPGSRTYGESRLMEQRLSEQYGTYIGRDGSNYRGNRQNPLAGSKLAEYEGYEATKLGGCP, encoded by the coding sequence GTGGTCCATTGGTAATACCTGGGACGGCTTCTGGGGAAAGACCAAGGAGTCTTTTTCGGGAGCCAAGCACATCTACAGCACACACGTCGGTAACGGATTGAGTTGTGCCACCGGCAGCTGGGGTGCATGTAAGAGCTTTGGTGGTCTGTACGTCAAGTATCACCCCTTGAATTTCAAGACACACTGGGATTCCGTCCAGGGGCTTTGGGGGGATGGCAAGGAAATTTATAATGACTACAAGAGTGGCCACGCTGACACGGCTACTGGGAAGTTGTCATTCTTTGCTCTGTCGTTCGTAGGTCTCAAGGGACGTGGCAAGATACCCTCGGTGAAGGGTGCTCCTAAGAGGGTTCCGAAGGTACACGTTGACCCCGTTGAAAACGCAGGCAAATGTAGCTTTACCCCGGACACTCGCGTACTCACCGGTAACGGCAAGACCAAGCGAATTGGCAAGATTAAACCCGGCGACCACGTCGTGGCAGCTGACCCTGAAACGGGAAAGCGCGAAGGTTCCCGCACGGTAACCGCTGCCTTTATCAACCACGACAACGACCTGGTCGACCTGTCCGTCAGGACAAGCCATCACCGCGTCAACGTCCTCCACACCACCTCCAAGCACCCCTTCTGGGATGACACCCTCCACGCCTGGGTCCCCGCCGGCCAACTGGTGGTCGGCCACGCCCTGACCACGGCGGACGGCCACCAGGTGCAGGTCAGTGCCGTACGGGCCCGCCCTGGCGTCGCCGACATGTACAACCTGACCGTCGACGACCTCCACACGTACTATGTACTCGCCGGGACCACCCCAGTCCTGGTGCACAACGACGGAGGTGCCAGGTTCAATTACCTTGATCGCCCCGGGTACAGTAATTACATGCTCGTCGACCGTGGCGGTAACGTTTATTACTCCGGTACGTTCGGACCTGGCGAGACTCCGGCAGGCGTTCAGTATCGCCACGCCAACAACAACAACCGATTCAACCCGGCAGACGGCGATACGATGAGGGTAGTGCCCGGCTCGCGCACATATGGTGAGTCGCGCCTGATGGAGCAGCGACTCTCAGAGCAGTACGGTACGTACATCGGCCGCGACGGATCCAACTATCGTGGCAACCGTCAGAATCCCTTGGCCGGTAGTAAGCTCGCGGAGTATGAGGGCTACGAGGCGACAAAGCTTGGAGGATGCCCGTGA